A window of Aricia agestis chromosome 3, ilAriAges1.1, whole genome shotgun sequence contains these coding sequences:
- the LOC121725251 gene encoding uncharacterized protein LOC121725251 isoform X1, translating into MERLLDTENNTNCFSRDYITNEQNKTNQQSFNELARGCLKIEFQSANENVITQVPDTHLQVMITEAYSLTNSDITNSDILTSTPNIELMTPNGAKNKNLIPRVPNPLAASFSPHTNASTISTNEALHIIMQRIGRIQEDIKTITENQLTLYENQNTLLLKFTEYQTQCQEFTKLSCEPRSASKISDFEPIGSANELDNLEISLKDPDFSSRLTSKLEVFCGKGKNRGISNAYAVIDALFQRKFLTNCSWTGGSRTDDSKIALKGYKNVFNLLFSVCHASDPNFNKPDCEKFLKTVLKNARQRCNSKRIRVSTVRRRQKRKNDGNAATSKRSRQLGFKESNIIDKEVCTTGPSTASDNDNTTAEEEDSLC; encoded by the exons ATGGAAAGGTTATTAGATACGGAAAATAACACCAACTGCTTTTCTAGAGATTACATAACAAACGAGCAAAATAAAACTAACCAACAATCGTTTAACGAACTAGCTAGAGGGTGTTTGAAAATT gaGTTTCAATCAGCGAATGAAAATGTGATCACACAAGTTCCGGATACACACTTGCAAGTTATGATCACTGAAGCTTACTCACTTACTAACTCAGATATTACAAATAGTGACATTTTGACATCAACGccaaatattgaattaatgacTCCAAATGGcgcgaaaaataaaaatttgatacCCCGTGTGCCTAATCCATTGGCAGCCTCATTTTCACCGCATACTAATGCTAGTACGATCAGCACAAATGAAGCTCTGCACATAATTATGCAAAGAATTGGACGAATTCAAGAAGATATAAAAACTATTACTGAAAATCAGCTAACGCTTTATGAAAACCAGAATACTTTACTGTTGAAATTTACAGAATACCAAACCCAGTGTCAAGAATTCACAAAGCTATCTTGTGAGCCAAGATCAGCTTCCAAAATTTCTGATTTTGAACCCATCGGTAGTGCAAATGAGTTGGATAATTTAGAAATTAGTTTAAAAGATCCTGATTTTAGTTCGAGACTAACTAGTAAATTAGAAGTTTTTTGTGGCAAAGGCAAAAACAGAGGCATTAGTAACGCCTATGCTGTAATTGATGCCCTTTTCCAAAGGAAATTTTTGACCAACTGTTCTTGGACAGGTGGATCGAGAACCGATGATAGCAAAATTGCCCTAAAAGgctacaaaaatgtttttaatttattattttctgtaTGCCATGCGTCCGATCCTAACTTCAATAAGCCAGACTGTGAGAAATTTTTAAAGACAGTTTTAAAGAATGCACGTCAACGTTGTAACAGCAAACGGATAAGAGTATCCACTGTGCGGCGTCGTCAAAAAAGAAAGAACGACGGCAATGCCGCCACTTCCAAACGATCTCGCCAACTGGGATTCAAAGAAAGCAACATTATAGATAAAGAAGTATGTACGACAGGACCATCGACCGCGTCGGATAATGATAACACTACGGCCGAAGAAGAAGATTCGCtgtgttaa
- the LOC121725251 gene encoding uncharacterized protein LOC121725251 isoform X2, which translates to MITEAYSLTNSDITNSDILTSTPNIELMTPNGAKNKNLIPRVPNPLAASFSPHTNASTISTNEALHIIMQRIGRIQEDIKTITENQLTLYENQNTLLLKFTEYQTQCQEFTKLSCEPRSASKISDFEPIGSANELDNLEISLKDPDFSSRLTSKLEVFCGKGKNRGISNAYAVIDALFQRKFLTNCSWTGGSRTDDSKIALKGYKNVFNLLFSVCHASDPNFNKPDCEKFLKTVLKNARQRCNSKRIRVSTVRRRQKRKNDGNAATSKRSRQLGFKESNIIDKEVCTTGPSTASDNDNTTAEEEDSLC; encoded by the coding sequence ATGATCACTGAAGCTTACTCACTTACTAACTCAGATATTACAAATAGTGACATTTTGACATCAACGccaaatattgaattaatgacTCCAAATGGcgcgaaaaataaaaatttgatacCCCGTGTGCCTAATCCATTGGCAGCCTCATTTTCACCGCATACTAATGCTAGTACGATCAGCACAAATGAAGCTCTGCACATAATTATGCAAAGAATTGGACGAATTCAAGAAGATATAAAAACTATTACTGAAAATCAGCTAACGCTTTATGAAAACCAGAATACTTTACTGTTGAAATTTACAGAATACCAAACCCAGTGTCAAGAATTCACAAAGCTATCTTGTGAGCCAAGATCAGCTTCCAAAATTTCTGATTTTGAACCCATCGGTAGTGCAAATGAGTTGGATAATTTAGAAATTAGTTTAAAAGATCCTGATTTTAGTTCGAGACTAACTAGTAAATTAGAAGTTTTTTGTGGCAAAGGCAAAAACAGAGGCATTAGTAACGCCTATGCTGTAATTGATGCCCTTTTCCAAAGGAAATTTTTGACCAACTGTTCTTGGACAGGTGGATCGAGAACCGATGATAGCAAAATTGCCCTAAAAGgctacaaaaatgtttttaatttattattttctgtaTGCCATGCGTCCGATCCTAACTTCAATAAGCCAGACTGTGAGAAATTTTTAAAGACAGTTTTAAAGAATGCACGTCAACGTTGTAACAGCAAACGGATAAGAGTATCCACTGTGCGGCGTCGTCAAAAAAGAAAGAACGACGGCAATGCCGCCACTTCCAAACGATCTCGCCAACTGGGATTCAAAGAAAGCAACATTATAGATAAAGAAGTATGTACGACAGGACCATCGACCGCGTCGGATAATGATAACACTACGGCCGAAGAAGAAGATTCGCtgtgttaa